In the Purpureocillium takamizusanense chromosome 5, complete sequence genome, one interval contains:
- a CDS encoding uncharacterized protein (EggNog:ENOG503PD6B~COG:Q), with amino-acid sequence MADEVIRSMHSELPMSSDWTNVNMSNKILRTTAMASGRIFVGPELCRDEMYIETAINYTIDLMRASYVVTLVPPWLRTYVSPWLPPVRRLRRRVKQADNFLRPVVASRKRAALMPGHEAPNDMLHWLMNEGSRFGINDDEQLVKHQLDVSFAAIHTSTAITVNA; translated from the coding sequence atggccgacgaaGTCATCAGGTCCATGCATTCTGAGCTCCCCATGTCATCGGATTGGACCAACGTCAACATGAGCAACAAGATCCTGCGCACTACTGCCATGGCTTCCGGCCGCATATTCGTTGGCCCCGAGCTCTGCCGCGACGAGATGTATATCGAGACCGCCATCAACTACACCATCGACTTGATGAGGGCTTCGTACGTCGTTACCCTTGTCCCGCCCTGGTTGCGCACCTATGTGTCCCCCTGGTTGCCTCCTGTACgacggcttcggcgccgcgTCAAGCAGGCGGACAATTTCTTAAGGCCTGTTGTGGCGTCCCGCAAAAGAGCTGCCTTAATGCCGGGCCACGAAGCCCCGAACGACATGTTACACTGGCTCATGAACGAGGGGAGCCGGTTCGGGATcaatgacgacgagcagctaGTCAAGCATCAGTTGGATGTCAGCTTTGCGGCCATACATACTTCCACCGCTATCACTGTGAATGCGTAA
- a CDS encoding uncharacterized protein (COG:S~EggNog:ENOG503NV0S): protein MLASLAFLHGKKWSSMLIKRTYFGNWLRDYSQAVDVGSLKGVNAATIRILVWVLSFMAFGYATDEFEVNEERLGCYRPEEHIDNPKGYADGLDARKFDPRLRGPVDPVETEVDLKTGMKNYIANETGHWATSAGYLRFSFARSIHFGRLYTCGAQGKGKDENLCEALRCLGQALHCMEDFGAHSNYCELALRELGYHNVFPHCGTQAEINIHGKRLYPIVTGTFGAVDFLHSVIGEANDHFTQSEVDEVDVALKNAEAARGGGGSSSRGLFDGSGPGDFISLISKLPDVGSGYADQARSLKAASEAQERENQERSRAGDNVNLVPGMSPNFDPVKTAGQIYPILQFRDKIVKAISRGISKVPGLEKLIEHISETLTAFVLGLLAPFIRPIINQVSKVLKDGSSGVISASSNSQLEPWDNPRCSDPTHSMLSKDHFTNILNSCAGRVATTILQYAVPRVLFAWENPNVPVDEVVNDVLRAFHHPALRDESIEIQRDMFKTVRMWADEHPRRNQLDQLLSSESVKKGKNHVLSQQNKGGAGGHGAGGHSHGPWESLSQLGHGKVSGSLWSQVRTRDLDSMEGRDGDASANYMSSSPAPPSSQRPTQPSYGQGESASYMSQSGNLQPGPPGGYSGPSPQPSQYYGGGGGGGGGPGYNQPPPPGPSQGYGGPAPGGQWAPSGPPPPPQGYGGPGYGGPEYGGPRPTGQYPPYQQGPPQQQPPPSWGTYPGQQRY, encoded by the exons ATGCTTGCCAGCCTCGCCTTCCTCCACGGGAAGAAGTGGAGTTCGATGCTCATTAAGCGCACGTACTTTGGCAACTGGCTGCGCGACTACtcgcaggccgtcgacgtgggCAGCTTGAAGGGCGTCAATGCCGCCACCATTCGCATTTTG GTCTGGGTCCTTTCTTTCATGGCATTTGGCTATGCCACGGACGAGTTCGAAGTCAACGAGGAACGCCTCGGCTGCTACCGCCCCGAAGAGCACATCGACAACCCCAAGGGCTACGcagatggccttgatgcgcGCAAGTTCGACCCGCGCCTCCGCGGCCCCGTCGATCCCGTGGAGACAGAAGTCGATCTCAAGACCGGCATGAAGAATTACATCGCCAACGAGACGGGCCACTGGGCTACCAGCGCAGGCTACCTCCGGTTCAGCTTTGCTCGTAGCATCCACTTCGGCCGACTGTACACctgcggcgcgcagggcaagggcaaggatgAGAACCTGTGCGAGGCTCTTCGGTGCCTGGGCCAAGCTCTGCACTGCATGGAGGATTTTGGTGCCCACAGCAACTACTGCGAGCTTGCCCTCCGCGAGCTCGGATACCATAACGTGTTCCCACACTGCGGCACGCAGGCGGAGATTAACATCCACGGCAAGAGACTGTACCCCATCGTCACGGGCACGTTCGGCGCGGTCGACTTTTTGCACTCGGTCATCGGCGAGGCCAATGATCACTTCACCCAGTccgaggttgacgaggtcgacgtcgcgctcAAGAATGCGGAGgcggcccgtggcggcggcggctccagctccaggggTCTCTTTGACGGCTCGGGACCCGGCGACTTCATCTCCCTCATATCCAAGCTTCCAGACGTTGGCTCCGGGTATGCCGATCAGGCAAGGAGCCTGAAGGCTGCCTCGGAGGCTCAGGAACGAGAGAACCAGGAGCGCAGCCGCGCGGGAGATAACGTCAACCTCGTCCCCGGCATGAGCCCCAACTTCGACCCAGTCAAGACCGCGGGTCAGATTTACCCCATTCTCCAGTTCAGAGACAAGATCGTCAAGGCGATCAGCAGGGGCATATCCAAGGTCCCGGGTCTCGAGAAGCTCATTGAGCACATCAGCGAGACGCTCACGGCCTTTGTCCTGGGCCTCCTTGCGCCCTTTATCCGACCCATCATCAACCAGGTCTCCAAGGTCCTGAAGGACGGGTCCTCGGGCGTCATCAGCGCGAGCTCCAACTCGCAGCTGGAGCCGTGGGACAACCCGCGCTGCTCCGACCCGACGCATTCCATGCTGTCCAAGGACCACTTCACCAACATCCTGAACTCTTGCGCCGGTCGCGTGGCCACCACGATTCTTCAGTATGCTGTGCC ACGCGTTCTCTTTGCGTGGGAAAACCCCAACGTCCCCGTTGACGAGGTGGTCAACGACGTTCTTCGCGCGTTCCACCACCCCGCTCTCCGCGACGAGAGCATCGAGATCCAGCGGGATATGTTCAAGACGGTCAGGATGTGGGCCGATGAGCACCCTCGCCGCAACCAGCTGGACCAGCTCCTGTCGTCCGAGTCGgtcaagaagggcaagaacCACGTCCTCAGCCAGCAGAACAAGGGCGGTGCCggtggccacggcgccggcggccatTCGCACGGCCCATGGGAGTCTCTGAGCCAGCTCGGCCACGGGAAAGTGTCCGGGTCTCTGTGGTCGCAGGTCCGCACGCGCGATCTCGACTCCATGGAGGGCCGCGACGGAGACGCCTCGGCCAACTacatgtcctcgtcgcccgcgcctcccTCCAGCCAGCGGCCGACTCAGCCGAGCTATGGACAAGGAGAGAGCGCATCGTACATGTCCCAGAGCGGCAACCTGCAGCCCGGTCCGCCAGGCGGCTATTCCGGCCCTTCACCTCAGCCTAGTCAGTATtatggtggaggaggagggggcggcggcggccccggctACAATCAGCCCCCTCCTCCGGGACCGTCTCAAGGATACGGTGGCCCAGCTCCCGGGGGCCAGTGGGCGCCttcgggcccgccgccgccgccgcaagggTACGGCGGTCCGGGGTACGGAGGCCCCGAGTACGGcgggcctcggccgacggggCAGTATCCCCCCTACCAGCAGGGTCCtcctcagcagcagccgccacccTCATGGGGCACGTACCCCGGACAACAACGCTACTGA
- a CDS encoding uncharacterized protein (COG:S~SECRETED:SignalP(1-28~SECRETED:cutsite=AAA-FG~SECRETED:prob=0.5933)~EggNog:ENOG503NV0S) — MSSLPLPRGSWLLVLCVCLVVLPGKAAAFGAGNIPSIAQVEGHNWRHGDIEDMLASLAFLHGKKWSSMLIKRTYFGNWLRDYSQAVDVGSLKGVNAATIRILVWVLSFMAFGYATDEFEVNEERLGCYRPEEHIDNPKGYADGLDARKFDPRLRGPVDPVETEVDLKTGMKNYIANETGHWATSAGYLRFSFARSIHFGRLYTCGAQGKGKDENLCEALRCLGQALHCMEDFGAHSNYCELALRELGYHNVFPHCGTQAEINIHGKRLYPIVTGTFGAVDFLHSVIGEANDHFTQSEVDEVDVALKNAEAARGGGGSSSRGLFDGSGPGDFISLISKLPDVGSGYADQARSLKAASEAQERENQERSRAGDNVNLVPGMSPNFDPVKTAGQIYPILQFRDKIVKAISRGISKVPGLEKLIEHISETLTAFVLGLLAPFIRPIINQVSKVLKDGSSGVISASSNSQLEPWDNPRCSDPTHSMLSKDHFTNILNSCAGRVATTILQYAVP; from the exons ATGTCGTCATTACCGCTGCCGCGGGGCAGTTGGCTCCTCGTGCTCTGCGTCTGCCTCGTCGTACTGCcaggcaaggccgccgcctttggtGCCGGAAACATCCCCTCCATCGCACAA GTCGAGGGCCACAACTGGCGCCATGGAG ACATCGAGGATATGCTTGCCAGCCTCGCCTTCCTCCACGGGAAGAAGTGGAGTTCGATGCTCATTAAGCGCACGTACTTTGGCAACTGGCTGCGCGACTACtcgcaggccgtcgacgtgggCAGCTTGAAGGGCGTCAATGCCGCCACCATTCGCATTTTG GTCTGGGTCCTTTCTTTCATGGCATTTGGCTATGCCACGGACGAGTTCGAAGTCAACGAGGAACGCCTCGGCTGCTACCGCCCCGAAGAGCACATCGACAACCCCAAGGGCTACGcagatggccttgatgcgcGCAAGTTCGACCCGCGCCTCCGCGGCCCCGTCGATCCCGTGGAGACAGAAGTCGATCTCAAGACCGGCATGAAGAATTACATCGCCAACGAGACGGGCCACTGGGCTACCAGCGCAGGCTACCTCCGGTTCAGCTTTGCTCGTAGCATCCACTTCGGCCGACTGTACACctgcggcgcgcagggcaagggcaaggatgAGAACCTGTGCGAGGCTCTTCGGTGCCTGGGCCAAGCTCTGCACTGCATGGAGGATTTTGGTGCCCACAGCAACTACTGCGAGCTTGCCCTCCGCGAGCTCGGATACCATAACGTGTTCCCACACTGCGGCACGCAGGCGGAGATTAACATCCACGGCAAGAGACTGTACCCCATCGTCACGGGCACGTTCGGCGCGGTCGACTTTTTGCACTCGGTCATCGGCGAGGCCAATGATCACTTCACCCAGTccgaggttgacgaggtcgacgtcgcgctcAAGAATGCGGAGgcggcccgtggcggcggcggctccagctccaggggTCTCTTTGACGGCTCGGGACCCGGCGACTTCATCTCCCTCATATCCAAGCTTCCAGACGTTGGCTCCGGGTATGCCGATCAGGCAAGGAGCCTGAAGGCTGCCTCGGAGGCTCAGGAACGAGAGAACCAGGAGCGCAGCCGCGCGGGAGATAACGTCAACCTCGTCCCCGGCATGAGCCCCAACTTCGACCCAGTCAAGACCGCGGGTCAGATTTACCCCATTCTCCAGTTCAGAGACAAGATCGTCAAGGCGATCAGCAGGGGCATATCCAAGGTCCCGGGTCTCGAGAAGCTCATTGAGCACATCAGCGAGACGCTCACGGCCTTTGTCCTGGGCCTCCTTGCGCCCTTTATCCGACCCATCATCAACCAGGTCTCCAAGGTCCTGAAGGACGGGTCCTCGGGCGTCATCAGCGCGAGCTCCAACTCGCAGCTGGAGCCGTGGGACAACCCGCGCTGCTCCGACCCGACGCATTCCATGCTGTCCAAGGACCACTTCACCAACATCCTGAACTCTTGCGCCGGTCGCGTGGCCACCACGATTCTTCAGTATGCTGTGCCGTAA
- a CDS encoding uncharacterized protein (COG:S~TransMembrane:6 (n4-15c21/22o37-54i66-83o103-120i149-171o191-213i273-295o)~EggNog:ENOG503P4MM), with product MADIVLSAAVSCLWIAQTVLSSLCIVFVPKQSYLRYVWIPCSLWIAYQAFRLVQRIPTSPIHYSKAGAHVFVVVAQAANLLVLNPLDRRDLLRAEVFIDSSPVLTQIWSTFGFLIALRGIGTHWQVKNVPAHPKALIRRAKGILPRKAYIIRQGAILTWQYLVLDFVYVHFLQDGSPKSSVHDFQYRGVDLAGWLRRAAAALVTWFLVARLLVDSIYRTATLIAVGLGGAAPDDCPPLFGSMWDAYTLRNFWGYVCYIAQFLFSSPKGDYTSIVLMSAHKSSLFILSSLILTIAYDS from the coding sequence ATGGCAGACATCGTATTATCTGCTGCAGTCAGTTGCCTCTGGATCGCGCAGACAGTGCTTTCGAGCTTATGCATCGTTTTTGTTCCTAAGCAGTCCTATCTCCGCTATGTTTGGATACCCTGTTCTCTATGGATTGCATATCAAGCATTTCGCTTGGTACAGAGAATTCCGACCAGCCCCATCCACTACAGCAAAGCTGGGGCTCAtgtttttgttgttgttgcccaAGCTGCAAACTTACTTGTACTCAATCCCCTAGATCGGAGAGATCTCCTACGCGCAGAGGTATTCATCGATTCATCCCCAGTGCTCACCCAGATCTGGTCCACCTTTGGATTTCTTATTGCCCTGCGCGGTATTGGCACTCATTGGCAAGTCAAGAATGTTCCTGCTCACCCGAAGGCTCTCATCCGACGAGCGAAGGGTATACTTCCACGGAAGGCTTATATTATTCGGCAAGGAGCGATTCTTACCTGGCAGTACCTGGTGCTAGATTTCGTTTACGTTCACTTTCTTCAAGATGGCTCACCCAAGTCTTCTGTGCACGACTTTCAATACCGAGGTGTTGACCTAGCAGGGTGGTTGAGacgggccgcagcagctctgGTTACATGGTTCTTAGTTGCCAGGTTGCTCGTCGATTCCATTTATCGAACTGCGACTCTGATTGCTGTTGGACTGGGCGGAGCCGCACCAGACGACTGTCCGCCGCTGTTTGGAAGTATGTGGGATGCGTACACGCTGCGGAATTTCTGGGGGTATGTCTGCTATATCGCTCAATTCCTCTTTTCCTCTCCCAAAGGGGACTATACCTCTATTGTGTTGATGTCTGCGCATAAGAGCAGCCTGTTTATTCTGTCTTCTTTGATCCTAACAATAGCATACGACTCCTAG
- the PTC6 gene encoding Protein phosphatase 2C 6 (EggNog:ENOG503NZN0~COG:T~BUSCO:EOG09261KRX) encodes MASSSVAQTAGRNASRAAARLSSYDAILALSPPALVGASRRSQPASDDAAAHQQLGDVVTRRTLASSHPAAAAPRRTHRVGRSPVQAVVSAGPRHFAQTHTQAPAQPAAARQCFHTYFVTHLPSSSLHPDAHNSAGPGHKLPRDASMPHTPDPGSSPAVALPNMPGRDLTVVRIPLRRAKHHFGSHSARGSRPYNEDADQAGIIAVPAFARRAPMSVKKKPGEATPASSASGDPQIFYFGVFDGHGGTQCAHFLRDELHGYIEEAAKNFGLQSSLRKTKPGREQSGPATARARVGVSKGRALSSVDMKGPEEVKQDMQVPDHDNGSVGDVEHGKPLASAESEPAEVQDTAKAIQLERDLVKAYATTIGGYFRRFNPEHFATQGEPGDEAPISAESSIAYAFLRADLDFVSAQARKVDPDDSDMPVNDDEILGAPHATPSGHNIGGATRFKGGSTASVALISTPTPAPFWHPGAQSTLLVAHVGDSRILLCDTATGLPQPLTSDHHPTTPTESRRLRRYAPAGSMVSGDSFGEERIAGLANSRAFGDIRSKRIGVSAEPEITRVDMGPAQYSFLVLMSDGVSGTLSDQEIVDVVKEAKTPDEGARRVVDYATEVSRDGDNATCQVVRLGGWERRSEGGLGSLGTKEIRDIRRAEAQDPRRGKR; translated from the coding sequence ATGGCGTCGTCCTCCGTCGCCCAGACGGCCGGTCGAAACGCCTCGAGAGCGGCTGCTCGACTCTCCTCCTATGATGCGATACTCGCGCTATCTCCTCCTGCCCTGGTAGGAGCCTCGCGTCGGTCTCAGCCCGCGAGCGatgacgctgccgcccaccAACAGCTCGGAGATGTCGTCACGAGACGGACTCTGGCCTCGTcgcaccccgccgccgccgccccccggcgAACACATCGGGTCGGCCGTTCCCCTGTCCAGGCCGTCGTGTCCGCCGGGCCACGACACTTTGCGCAAACACACACGCAAGCCCCCGCgcaaccagcagcagcacgtcagTGCTTCCACACCTACTTCGTCACCCAcctcccgtcgtcgtcgcttcACCCGGATGCGCACAACTCGGCCGGCCCGGGCCATAAGCTGCCCCGCGACGCCTCGATGCCTCATACGCCCGATccgggctcgtcgcccgccgtggcgctgcccAACATGCCTGGCAGAGACCTCACCGTGGTCAGGATACCTTTGCGGCGGGCCAAGCACCACTTCGGCTCCCACTCAGCCCGTGGCAGTCGGCCCTACAACGAAGACGCCGACCAGGctggcatcatcgccgtcccCGCCTTCGCCAGGAGGGCTCCCATGAGCGTCAAGAAAAAGCCCGGCGAGGCCACCCccgcgagcagcgcgtcAGGTGACCCTCAGATCTTCTACTTTGGCGTCttcgacggccacggcggcaccCAGTGCGCGCATTTCCtccgcgacgagctgcatggGTACATTGAGGAGGCAGCCAAGAACTTTGGCCTACAGAGCAGCTTGCGCAAGACGAAGCCAGGCCGTGAACAGAGCGGGCCTGCCACGGCTCGCGCAAGGGTCGGAGTCTCCAAAGGTCGTGCTCTCAGCTCGGTGGACATGAAGGGTCCCGAAGAAGTGAAGCAGGACATGCAAGTACCCGACCACGACAACGGCTCGGTGGGCGACGTCGAACACGGCAAGCCGCTCGCTAGTGCCGAGTCGGAGCCGGCCGAGGTGCAGGACACCGCCAAGGCCATTCAACTGGAACGAGATCTCGTCAAGGCGTACGCGACCACCATCGGGGGCTACTTTAGGCGCTTCAACCCGGAGCATTTCGCCACCCAGGGCGAgcctggcgacgaggcgcccaTATCCGCTGAGTCGAGCATCGCGTATGCGTTCCTGCGCGCCGATCTGGACTTCGTCTCGGCTCAGGCGAGAAAGGTCGACCCCGACGACTCGGACATGCCCGttaacgacgacgagatcctCGGGGCCCCGCATGCGACGCCGTCCGGCCACAACATTGGGGGCGCGACGCGCTTCAAgggcggctcgacggcctcggtggCCCTCATCTCGACGCCAACCCCCGCGCCCTTTTGGCACCCAGGCGCGCAGtcgacgctgctcgtcgcgcacgTGGGCGACAGCCGCATCCTCCTCTGCGACACGGCCACCGGCCTGCCCCAGCCCCTGACCTCGGACCACCAccccacgacgcccacggaGAGTAGGCGCCTCCGCCGGTACGCGCCCGCGGGCTCCATGGTGTCGGGCGACAGcttcggcgaggagcgcatcGCGGGGCTGGCCAACAGCCGCGCCTTTGGCGACATCCGCAGCAAGCGCATCGGCGTCTCGGCCGAGCCCGAGATCACGCGCGTCGACATGGGCCCCGCGCAGTACtccttcctcgtcctcatgAGCGACGGCGTGTCGGGCACCCTCAGCGACCAGGAGATTGTCGACGTggtcaaggaggccaagacgcccgacgagggcgcccgccgcgtcgtcgactacGCCACCGAGGTGTCGAgggacggcgacaacgccACCTGCCAGgtcgtccgcctcggcggctgggaGCGCCGCtccgagggcggcctcggcagcctgGGCACAAAGGAGATTCGCGACATtcgccgcgccgaggcccaggaTCCGCGCCGGGGCAAGCGGTAA